Below is a window of bacterium DNA.
GGTACCACATCCGTCACATATAAAAACGCGGCTTTTTCTAACCCAATATCCACAAAGGCGGCCTGCATACCGGGCAGTACGCGGGTAATAATGCCTTTATAAATGTTACCGGCAATTTGCTGATCGTTATCACGCTCAATAAAAAGTTCGGCAACGGCGCCGTCTTCCATCCGGGCAATGCGTGTTTCACCGGGAGTAATGTTCATAATTAATTCGTTCGACATATTTTTGTTATAGAGGGCAACACAAGGTTGATCTGCTAAAAATTTAAAATTGATAAAAAGGGAGGATCGAAAGAATAAAAAAGAATACACGCACCCCTAACAGGTACGGTTCTTAAGAAAATTAAGATGTAAACTTTTTAAGCCTTTTAAAATCGTATTTTTTGTCAAAAGCCGCTTTTTTGCTTTATCAATTGATAGCGGCGGGAGTTGTCTGGCTTAAGTCACGAAGCCCTTCTATGTGTTGACTTCCCGTTTGATGACGTTCAACAACGATTTTTTCGATCCAAACCCGGCTTAATTCCTCCTCGCTTAATCCTAAAAGAGCTCTTAGCACATCACTTGGGCTTAGGCTTCCTTCCAGATTAACGCGAATAAAAAAATCAAATTCTTGTATGCTTTGTATACCTTGCGGAAACGACTTCGTCTCGATACTCACTTCGTTTTTAAGGTTAAACTCTTTAACCGAATCTCGTTTAACGCGTTTCCAAATAAAATCTTGGGCTTCTTTAAAGCTAGTCAGCTTTTCTAACTCTTTTTCTCCCCATGTTACTTGCGTATCAATGTAACGCACCCGGTAGCCCACTCGGGAGGCCGAAGAATACAGAGAAGGAGTTTTACTGTCAATGGTTTCGCAGTGGGTAATAAAGAGCCCTTCGGGGAGCTCACTATTCATCTTTTCCATAAAATCCCCAGGTAAAACAGTATCTTTAAGCTCCACATCAAAAAATTCACAAGTGCTTGAAACTCCCAAAGGCAAGGGATGGCCCGGCATGATACGCATTTGGGGATGAAAACCCTCCGAATATTTAATGGGGATGCGGGCGCGTTTGATGGCGCGCTTGATCACGCCCACCATTTCGAGATGACCCATAAAGCGGGCCGAACCTATTTTGGAGAATTGAGAGCGTAAACGGCAGGGGATCCGGGGTTCGGGATCCGGGAGCCGCAAATCAGTTACGGTTCCCGTTGTGCGCATCCATCCATAAGCCTCGCGGTTTCCTTTTTTAACAACAATTTCTTCCTGGCCCACCACAAAAATTCTGTTTTTAATTTTTCTAAAATCGCACACGCCGCAATCGGAACAACGGGCAATAGAGCAGTCCTCGGTAAAACCCACATCCTGTTCTTTTTTAGTGCCGTCGGCTAGGTGATGATGCTGGCTCATGGTGCCGGTCCAGTCGTGCGTCATGGCGGCATCGTGGGCTTTTTCGTATTCCTGCCACAAAAATTCTTTATCCATTTGGCTAAAAAGATGATCCCAGGGAAGAACCTCGTCTTTTTTACGCGCACGATGCAAGTAAAACGAAATATCGCCGTCCCATTTAGACAGAGCAGCCTGCCATTTTTCAAAGCTAAAATGTTCTTCCCATTCATCAAAACGGCAGCCTTCTTGATAGGCCAGATAAATAGCTTGTGCTACGCGACGATCGCCGCGCGAGAGAAGACCTTCAATATAACTCATTTGCGGGTGATGGGATTTAAAGCGGATTCGCTTAGACGCTAAATTATGTTTTACCAAATCGTAACGGCGTTTGGTTTCTTCAATAGTCATTTGTGGTTCCCACTGAAAGGGTGTGTGTGGTTTGGGAACAAAAGACGAAGAGCTTAAGTTAAGTTCGGCACGTTTGGTATAGCTTAAACAAATTTTGATGGCTTCATTGGTTTCTGCTGCAATGGCTTTATTATCTTCATCGGTTTCAAACGGAAGCCCCACC
It encodes the following:
- a CDS encoding TIGR03960 family B12-binding radical SAM protein, translated to MDLAKLESLLTRVEKPSQYLGGEFNVIKKDFDKAAVRVALVFPDKYEVGASHIGLKILYDILNAMPDVVAERAYAPGLDMEAELKKENLPLFSLESKRPLSDFDIIGVSLTYELTYTNMLSVLDLANIPLWQKDRTNEPLIIAGGGCTMNAEPVADFLDAACLGDGEEIIVDVVHAVHAFKKEKVTNRKEKLRALSKIEGVYIPSFFNAEYNTDGTLKQMTPLLEGYTKINKRVVQNMDAAPYPTKWLVPSVKPIHDRIGIEIQRGCNRACRFCQAGYIDRPVRQRSPERILQIAEDSLNNTGMEEMSLLSLSAADYACIVPLMEELNGRYAKKKISISVPATRTEKLTPELADQIKKVRKTGFTIAPEAATERMRRVINKGNKVDDLYKAVHTAFSKGWDLLKLYYMVGLPFETDEDNKAIAAETNEAIKICLSYTKRAELNLSSSSFVPKPHTPFQWEPQMTIEETKRRYDLVKHNLASKRIRFKSHHPQMSYIEGLLSRGDRRVAQAIYLAYQEGCRFDEWEEHFSFEKWQAALSKWDGDISFYLHRARKKDEVLPWDHLFSQMDKEFLWQEYEKAHDAAMTHDWTGTMSQHHHLADGTKKEQDVGFTEDCSIARCSDCGVCDFRKIKNRIFVVGQEEIVVKKGNREAYGWMRTTGTVTDLRLPDPEPRIPCRLRSQFSKIGSARFMGHLEMVGVIKRAIKRARIPIKYSEGFHPQMRIMPGHPLPLGVSSTCEFFDVELKDTVLPGDFMEKMNSELPEGLFITHCETIDSKTPSLYSSASRVGYRVRYIDTQVTWGEKELEKLTSFKEAQDFIWKRVKRDSVKEFNLKNEVSIETKSFPQGIQSIQEFDFFIRVNLEGSLSPSDVLRALLGLSEEELSRVWIEKIVVERHQTGSQHIEGLRDLSQTTPAAIN